A section of the Streptomyces sp. CG1 genome encodes:
- a CDS encoding CGNR zinc finger domain-containing protein — translation MRYIALVSSPDDPDGDWSTRHSVLTMARRTAALVNALAEARPDPGHVASVLRAYGERGPLDLTSRDVTRMRDAADQLREVFAAEHADEAALALNRLLRTHTGPLRLTSHDGATPWHPHLDHGDNAPWDEWFLASSCLALTVLVWDRQLPPGRICASPTCRNVFITHGPGPERRYCSRRCATRERVAAHRRARSTESPG, via the coding sequence ATGCGTTACATTGCGCTGGTGTCCTCCCCCGACGACCCCGACGGCGACTGGTCCACGCGGCACTCCGTCCTGACCATGGCCCGCCGCACCGCCGCCCTGGTCAACGCCCTCGCCGAGGCCCGCCCCGACCCCGGCCACGTGGCGTCGGTGCTCCGCGCGTACGGCGAGAGGGGCCCCCTCGACCTCACCTCCCGCGATGTCACGCGGATGCGTGACGCCGCCGACCAGCTCCGGGAGGTCTTCGCCGCCGAGCACGCCGACGAGGCCGCCCTCGCTCTCAACCGCCTGTTGCGCACCCACACCGGACCACTCCGCCTCACCTCACACGACGGCGCCACGCCCTGGCATCCCCACCTCGACCACGGCGACAACGCCCCGTGGGACGAGTGGTTCCTCGCCTCGTCCTGCCTGGCGCTGACCGTACTCGTCTGGGACCGCCAGCTCCCGCCCGGCAGAATCTGCGCATCGCCGACCTGCCGTAACGTCTTCATCACCCACGGGCCAGGGCCCGAACGCCGCTACTGCTCCCGGCGTTGCGCGACCCGGGAACGCGTCGCGGCCCATCGCCGAGCCCGCTCCACGGAATCGCCTGGATGA
- a CDS encoding MFS transporter, which yields MVSYAAGVVAARVGDEMSGPALMLAGYAVAGSAAEASALLAGITAAAAAGGPVLGAVLDRQRRPGRLLAASLVLYAIGLAMILVGLGRLPFAVTVLIAVLTGLLGPALSGGWTGQLPRVVPADRLPRANALDAMTFGMASLAGPVLAGSVTQALGASTAVVVSAALIGSAAPAAWILPGRPERVRDARRGSLISDLVAGLRAIAGKPRLARATLTSAVCCVAQGMLTACVPLLGDRVLGGAGRGALLLSCAAVSALVANAVLARFPQSVTPDSIIWGAALIQAGALALAATGRPAALAPALLLAGIGEGPQLTALFAVRHREAPEHLRGQIFTTGASLKITGFASGAAIAGPLAAWSLTGTLATAAGVAALAAPAFLAVPLDAVGRPEESVLPD from the coding sequence ATGGTCTCCTATGCCGCCGGGGTGGTGGCGGCACGCGTCGGGGACGAGATGTCGGGACCGGCGCTGATGCTGGCGGGGTATGCCGTGGCCGGGTCGGCCGCTGAAGCGTCGGCGCTGCTGGCGGGCATCACGGCCGCGGCGGCGGCAGGGGGCCCGGTGCTCGGGGCGGTGCTCGACAGGCAGCGGCGGCCGGGGCGGCTGCTGGCGGCCTCGCTCGTCCTGTACGCGATTGGCCTGGCGATGATCCTTGTCGGCCTCGGCCGGCTTCCTTTCGCCGTCACCGTCCTGATCGCCGTACTGACGGGGCTGCTGGGACCGGCGCTGTCGGGTGGCTGGACGGGCCAGCTGCCGCGGGTGGTGCCGGCGGACCGGCTGCCACGGGCCAACGCCCTCGATGCCATGACCTTCGGCATGGCGAGCCTGGCCGGTCCGGTCCTGGCGGGCAGCGTCACCCAGGCGCTGGGGGCGTCGACGGCCGTCGTGGTGTCGGCGGCGCTCATCGGCTCGGCGGCGCCCGCCGCGTGGATCCTGCCGGGGCGTCCCGAGAGGGTGCGGGACGCGCGGCGGGGTTCGCTGATCAGCGACCTCGTCGCCGGATTGCGGGCCATCGCCGGGAAACCCCGGCTGGCGCGGGCGACCCTGACCTCAGCTGTGTGCTGTGTGGCGCAGGGCATGCTGACGGCCTGTGTGCCGCTGCTGGGCGACCGTGTCCTCGGCGGGGCGGGCCGCGGCGCACTGCTGCTGTCGTGCGCGGCGGTCTCCGCACTTGTGGCCAACGCCGTGCTTGCAAGGTTTCCGCAGTCCGTCACCCCTGACTCGATCATCTGGGGCGCCGCCCTGATCCAGGCCGGTGCGCTCGCCCTGGCGGCGACGGGACGCCCAGCCGCGCTCGCCCCGGCCCTGCTGCTGGCCGGAATCGGCGAAGGGCCACAGCTCACGGCCTTGTTCGCCGTACGCCATCGAGAGGCTCCGGAGCACCTGCGCGGCCAGATCTTCACCACCGGCGCCAGCCTGAAGATCACCGGCTTCGCATCCGGCGCGGCGATCGCTGGGCCGCTCGCCGCCTGGTCGCTGACCGGCACACTGGCCACGGCAGCGGGCGTCGCGGCCCTCGCGGCGCCGGCCTTTCTCGCCGTACCGCTGGACGCCGTCGGGCGGCCGGAAGAATCGGTACTGCCGGACTGA